In Methylobacterium sp. WL1, the sequence CGACCCTCGCCCTGTCGCTGGACAGCGTGCCCGCCGCGAAGTGGGTCGAAAGCAGGCTGGTGCTCAGCCGATCTCGGCCCGGCACCCACATGCCGGCCAGGTAATCCCGCTCCGGCAGGCCCCTCAGGAAGGCCCGCAGCAAGGCTATCGGGTGATCGTCCGGCAGCGCCCCCGGTGCGATCTCGGCCGCATCGGATAGGAACGGCGCGTCGGGCCTGGCCCCTCCCGTTCCCTTGCGACGGATCATCTCGCCGTTGACGGTCACCAGCGGGATGCCGACCGCCGCCAACTCGTCCGTCCATTGCCTGTGATGGGCAAGCTCGGCGGCCATGCCATCGGCGGCGTTGCGGATGACCACGGTACATCCATGCCGCCGACAAGCCGCCGCAACGGACGTATCGTCACCAGGGCCACGCACCTCGAAAGGTATGCCTTTGGCCAAGAACTGCGCCTCAAGTCGCGCCTCGGCTGCCTCCTCAAGAGTGCGCCGATGCGGAGTCCGCCTGGGTCGCCCCCGCGCCTCGGGGGCGATGCGCAGCACCGCCATGCCTCCGTAGCCGGTGGTGGCCTGCCGGAGGGCAAGATTGTCCTCAAGCCTCAGATCCTCGGCAAGCCAGAGAAGGACCCTGCAATCGGAGTGTCGGACGGGCGTAGCATGCATCGGAAAGAAATAGGACGACGGCGTACTATTTCAATATCAGGGTCGCAGGTAGGATGCGGAGCGTCCGCTTCTTGGCCAAAAGCTAAAGTCCGCTTCCTGTCCCGAGCCGAAGTGGCCGGACGGCCGACGGACGACCGCTTATGGGAAGCGCTGTTGACGAGTTTGGCGGCTGGGTTGGGTCGAAACCAGCCCCTCCAAAAGGCGCCGCTCTCGTGATCCGCGACAGCTTGCCGGCGACGGGTGCCCCGCTGTCGGGCTGCATCGTCGGGCGTGACCCCGGACCCGGCTTTGCCATCCCCGAATCCCGCCCGCCACCGGGACAAAACGCTAATCCGGCTCGTCCTCCGGATCGGCCTCAGGCTCCTCCTCGGGGATCGGCGCGGCGCCCCAGGCGGTGAGCGCCGCGTTGAGGTCGTCGAGGACGAAGTGCCGGGCGCTGTCGCGGTCGTAGCCCTCGCCCAGAAGGTCGTCGTAATCGGTGAAGACGTGGCGGGCATAGGCCACCAGGGCGAGGCGCGCGGCGGTCCTGGGGCGGCTCCGCGCAGGCCGGCGCTCGCCAGCGCCCGGTCCAGGACGGCGTCGGACTCGAAGGCGGGCAGGCGCGGGGCGATGTGGGCCAGCGCCTCGGCCACGGCCGCGCGGCGGTTCAGGGGCGAGGACGAGGTCGAGGACAAGGGGATCTTCTCCGGGATGCGCGCAGGGCCGCCTGCGGCCCGGGCACCATGATTTCGCCGCCGCGGCCGGCTAGGGGGCTGGCCGCCGGTGCGGATACCTGCTCGGGGTGCGCACGCGCATCACGACAAAGGCTTAGCGCCGCATCCAATTGCAACGTGCTCCGGTGCGGCCCTAATGTCATCGGCAGGTGAGGCGGGGCACGCAGACAACCCGCCGTCGGGGAGATCAGGTCCATGGCAACGATCCGTCACGCGGTGATCCTGGGCGTGCTGCTCGGGGCGGCGCCGGCCCTGGCCCAGAGCCCGGCGGCCCCGGACGGGTCCCGGGTCGGCCGCAGGATCACCGCCACCGGGCAGACCAAGCCGCCGAGCCCCGCCGCCACGGGTACGGCCCGGCCGGTGAACGAGGTCGCCATGATCAAGGCGCAGAAGGCCGCGGAAGCCCGCTCGAAGGCGTGGGACAGCAAGATGCGCCACACGATGGGCACGATCTGCAACGGCTGCTGAGCCGGATACGAAAAGGGGCCGCCCCTGCGGGCAGCCCCTTCTTTCGCAAGTCCACGGTCCCGAACCGCACCCCGCCGCCGGCTCGGCCGCGGGGTGCGATCCCGGGAGACTCAGCGGGAGTAGAACTCGATGACGAGGTTCGGCTCCATCTGCACCGGGTAGGGCACCTCGGACAGGCTGGGGATGCGGGTGACGCGGGCGGTCATCTTGGCGTGATCGGCCTCGATGTAGTCCGGCACGTCACGCTCGGGGAGCTGGGTCGCCACGATGACGATCTCGAGCTGGCGGGAGGATTCCTTGACCTCGATGAGGTCGCCGGCCTTCACCTGATAGCTCGGGATGTTCACCCGGATCCCGTTGACCTTGACGTGGCCGTGGTTGACGAACTGGCGGGCCGCGAACGGGGTCGCCACGAACTTCGCGCGGTACACCACGGCGTCGAGGCGACGCTCGAGCAGGCCGACCAGGTTCTCGCCGGAATCGCCGCGCAGGCGGATCGCCTCGGCGTAGTAGCGGC encodes:
- the rpsD gene encoding 30S ribosomal protein S4; the encoded protein is MSKRIQAKHKLDRRMGQNIWGRPKSPVNRREYGPGQHGQRRKGKMSDFGTQLRAKQKLKGYYGNITEKQFRRYYAEAIRLRGDSGENLVGLLERRLDAVVYRAKFVATPFAARQFVNHGHVKVNGIRVNIPSYQVKAGDLIEVKESSRQLEIVIVATQLPERDVPDYIEADHAKMTARVTRIPSLSEVPYPVQMEPNLVIEFYSR